In Chryseobacterium shigense, the following proteins share a genomic window:
- a CDS encoding ligase-associated DNA damage response exonuclease, translated as MKLITFTKKGIYCPQGKFYIDPWRPVDLAVITHGHADHARWGMKKYLCHHYTKPILYQRIGMDIECQGVEYGETIILNGVKVSLHPAGHIIGSAQVRLEYKGYVTVISGDYKVQEDGLSTPFELVKCNEFVTESTFGLPIYNWLEVPDLNKKLQTWVLKNKENSKTSVFIGYSLGKAQRIMKAVEGLGKIYVHYSIGKLNEAFESVGISLPDYKTADFRENAKEVQHEIVIVPPALLDSSIIRKIPDAATAICSGWMQVRGARRWRSADAGFAMSDHADWKGLLQAIKATEAEIVHVTHGQTEIFSKYLNEIGIKADVVQTQFGEDEEEAEKEIIENPEP; from the coding sequence TTGAAACTGATAACATTTACAAAAAAAGGCATTTACTGTCCGCAGGGTAAATTTTATATTGATCCCTGGAGGCCTGTGGATCTGGCAGTCATTACCCATGGACACGCTGATCATGCACGTTGGGGAATGAAAAAATATCTTTGCCACCATTATACAAAACCTATCCTTTATCAAAGAATCGGGATGGATATTGAATGTCAGGGAGTTGAATATGGTGAAACGATAATCCTCAACGGTGTAAAAGTTTCTTTACATCCTGCCGGCCACATCATTGGATCAGCCCAGGTAAGATTGGAATATAAAGGATATGTTACCGTTATATCCGGGGATTATAAAGTACAGGAAGATGGATTAAGCACACCATTTGAACTGGTAAAATGCAATGAATTCGTCACAGAAAGTACTTTCGGACTGCCTATTTACAACTGGCTGGAAGTTCCGGATCTTAATAAAAAGCTTCAAACTTGGGTACTTAAAAATAAGGAAAATTCCAAAACATCGGTATTTATAGGATATTCGTTGGGAAAAGCCCAGCGTATTATGAAAGCGGTGGAAGGTCTGGGAAAAATCTATGTCCATTATTCTATCGGAAAACTGAATGAAGCCTTTGAATCTGTAGGAATTAGTCTTCCCGACTATAAAACTGCAGATTTCAGAGAAAATGCTAAAGAAGTACAGCATGAAATTGTCATTGTACCACCGGCACTTTTAGACAGCAGTATAATCAGGAAAATACCTGATGCGGCAACGGCAATATGTTCAGGCTGGATGCAGGTACGCGGGGCAAGAAGGTGGCGCAGTGCCGATGCCGGATTTGCCATGAGCGATCATGCAGACTGGAAAGGATTATTACAGGCCATAAAAGCTACCGAAGCTGAAATAGTACACGTTACCCATGGCCAGACCGAGATTTTCTCAAAATATCTGAATGAAATCGGGATCAAAGCGGATGTTGTACAGACACAGTTTGGTGAAGACGAAGAGGAAGCAGAAAAAGAAATCATTGAAAACCCCGAGCCATGA
- a CDS encoding TetR/AcrR family transcriptional regulator has translation METKDKIIEIGNKLLVEKGYNAFSYADIAKSINIKTSSIHYHFPSKIDLCLAIIEMHQQRILNLKYSQNELSATKKLQGLFNYYLFLIDKQQICLTGTLASDYNSLDEKITEKLKGFNEIILLHTTAILESGIDKKEFRSIKNCRLKALEILSVLVGLAQIGRLYTKDEIQILMDEIINNLKPEK, from the coding sequence ATGGAGACCAAAGATAAAATTATTGAAATCGGCAATAAGTTGCTGGTTGAAAAAGGGTATAATGCCTTTAGTTATGCTGATATAGCTAAAAGCATCAATATAAAAACATCGTCAATTCACTATCACTTTCCCTCCAAAATAGACTTATGCCTTGCTATTATTGAAATGCATCAGCAACGTATCCTGAATCTGAAATATTCTCAAAATGAACTTTCAGCAACAAAAAAGCTACAGGGTCTTTTTAATTACTATCTGTTTCTTATTGATAAGCAGCAGATCTGCCTTACGGGTACTTTAGCATCAGATTATAATTCACTGGATGAAAAGATCACAGAAAAACTAAAAGGATTCAATGAAATTATTTTATTGCATACAACGGCAATCTTAGAATCCGGCATTGATAAGAAAGAATTCCGAAGCATCAAAAACTGCCGTTTAAAGGCTCTGGAAATTTTATCTGTGCTGGTTGGGCTGGCACAAATAGGAAGACTGTATACAAAGGATGAAATTCAAATTTTAATGGATGAAATTATTAACAATCTAAAACCTGAAAAATGA
- a CDS encoding DUF4442 domain-containing protein, producing MSFYQKLSKYGTKVVGQPKLFKWAFNLSPMYRRSTARIQSVSENLSKICIKLPISYKNRNYMGTIFGGSMFSSVDPIPMVQLIYLTDHKYVIWDKSAEIYFKRPAHIDLYADFIYTKEELKEIEERIKTENEIVIVKTTQLTDKNKETLYCEIKKTIYIADKNFYKQKRQLKKQASG from the coding sequence ATGAGTTTTTACCAAAAATTAAGCAAATACGGAACAAAGGTAGTCGGACAGCCAAAATTGTTTAAATGGGCATTCAATTTATCTCCTATGTACCGCAGAAGCACAGCCAGAATACAATCTGTTTCTGAAAACTTATCAAAGATATGCATCAAACTTCCTATTAGCTACAAGAACAGGAACTATATGGGAACTATTTTTGGCGGCAGTATGTTTTCTTCGGTAGATCCGATTCCTATGGTACAGCTGATCTACCTTACAGACCACAAATATGTTATTTGGGATAAATCGGCAGAAATCTATTTCAAACGTCCTGCTCATATCGATCTTTATGCAGATTTCATTTATACAAAAGAAGAATTAAAAGAAATAGAGGAACGCATAAAAACCGAAAACGAGATTGTTATTGTTAAAACAACACAGCTTACAGACAAAAATAAGGAAACCCTTTACTGTGAGATCAAGAAAACGATCTACATTGCGGATAAAAACTTTTATAAACAGAAACGGCAACTGAAAAAGCAAGCGTCTGGATAA
- a CDS encoding SDR family oxidoreductase encodes MSKTILITGAASGFGKTAAFDLARKGHKVIATAQVYPQMSDLIREAKEQGIELTVDKLDVTSSRDIAYIHQKYDIDILISNAGIMEGGPIAEQPLELIRSMFDVNVFGGLELAQGFIKKFVEQKKPGKIVFTTSMGGLWTVPYVAAYCASKHAMESIAEGLKTELAQFNIKIATCNPGVFGTGFNDRGVDSIFRWYNPKVNFTPESAFDGAAESLAHQLDPQSMADVIVNVALDDNSNFRNVHPKETEDFVKQLQADAWTAKS; translated from the coding sequence ATGAGTAAAACAATCTTAATTACAGGTGCAGCAAGCGGTTTCGGAAAAACAGCCGCATTTGATCTTGCCAGAAAAGGACATAAAGTTATTGCAACCGCGCAGGTTTATCCGCAAATGAGTGATTTAATCCGTGAAGCAAAGGAACAGGGAATTGAACTTACCGTTGATAAACTGGATGTTACCAGTTCGCGGGATATCGCTTATATTCATCAGAAATATGATATTGATATTCTGATAAGCAATGCAGGCATCATGGAAGGCGGTCCTATCGCTGAACAGCCGCTGGAACTTATCCGTTCTATGTTTGATGTGAATGTTTTTGGCGGGTTAGAACTTGCCCAGGGCTTTATCAAAAAATTCGTTGAGCAAAAGAAGCCGGGTAAAATTGTATTTACAACGTCTATGGGTGGTTTGTGGACTGTTCCTTATGTGGCGGCTTACTGTGCCTCAAAACATGCTATGGAATCCATTGCAGAAGGTTTAAAAACTGAACTGGCTCAGTTCAATATCAAAATTGCGACCTGCAATCCGGGAGTTTTTGGGACAGGATTCAATGACAGAGGGGTGGATTCTATCTTCCGCTGGTACAATCCTAAGGTGAATTTCACTCCTGAATCAGCTTTTGACGGAGCAGCTGAATCTCTTGCTCACCAGTTAGATCCGCAATCTATGGCAGATGTGATCGTTAACGTAGCTCTGGATGACAATTCTAATTTCAGAAATGTACACCCTAAGGAAACAGAAGATTTTGTAAAACAGCTTCAGGCTGATGCATGGACTGCAAAAAGCTAG
- a CDS encoding GlcG/HbpS family heme-binding protein, giving the protein MSITYKQAAKALNAAIEKAEFIKIPVSIVVVDSGGHLMASARLDSVYGVLEFALKKAKTAVMFGVDSDVMGTIIAGAGFHGYGMLNSNDGLLTIAGGVVIRDNEGKIIGAIASSGGTPEQDKEIAEAGASVTD; this is encoded by the coding sequence ATGAGTATCACATATAAACAGGCCGCAAAAGCTCTGAATGCAGCTATAGAAAAAGCAGAATTCATCAAAATTCCCGTAAGTATTGTGGTGGTTGATTCCGGTGGACATCTTATGGCATCTGCAAGATTAGACAGTGTTTATGGTGTCCTTGAATTTGCTCTCAAAAAAGCCAAAACAGCTGTAATGTTTGGCGTAGATAGCGATGTAATGGGCACTATTATTGCCGGAGCAGGTTTTCACGGATACGGTATGCTGAATTCCAATGACGGACTTCTGACCATAGCCGGTGGAGTAGTGATCAGGGATAATGAAGGAAAGATCATTGGTGCAATAGCATCTTCCGGCGGAACTCCTGAGCAGGATAAAGAAATTGCAGAGGCAGGTGCTTCCGTTACAGACTAA
- a CDS encoding helix-turn-helix domain-containing protein, translated as METTSEIIFDKLVYSCSFETYRGHEEFIPDHFLGFQLSGETHAFHDKGKTVIKENTVVLVRKNQLIRTIKHPSKNEKYQFLSITLDQETLRQYAAENKITAGERVSDNEKLFFESDEFFKGYFASLLPYIDKTKTATSRLVVLKIKEAIELVLQSNPDFKNLLFDFSEPHKIDLKEFMNKNFMFNVSVETFAKLTGRSLSGFKRDFGKAFNMTPKQWLREKRLEEAYYQIRHKNKKPSDIYLELGFENLSHFYYSFKQKFGLTTSEI; from the coding sequence ATGGAGACTACTTCTGAGATCATATTTGATAAACTGGTGTATTCATGTTCCTTTGAAACGTACAGGGGACATGAGGAATTTATTCCGGATCATTTTCTTGGTTTTCAGCTGTCCGGTGAGACCCATGCGTTTCATGATAAAGGGAAAACTGTTATTAAAGAAAATACAGTTGTTCTGGTCAGAAAAAACCAGCTGATCCGAACGATAAAACATCCGTCAAAGAATGAAAAATACCAGTTTTTATCTATAACCCTTGATCAGGAAACACTCCGGCAGTATGCGGCAGAAAACAAGATTACTGCAGGTGAAAGAGTTTCAGATAATGAAAAGCTTTTTTTTGAATCGGATGAATTTTTCAAAGGGTATTTTGCTTCGCTCTTGCCCTATATCGACAAAACAAAAACAGCAACTTCCAGACTGGTGGTTTTAAAGATCAAAGAGGCTATAGAACTGGTTCTCCAGAGCAATCCTGATTTCAAGAACCTTCTTTTCGATTTTTCCGAGCCGCATAAGATTGACCTGAAAGAATTCATGAATAAAAACTTCATGTTCAATGTCTCAGTGGAAACATTTGCAAAGCTTACAGGCCGAAGTCTTTCGGGATTTAAACGTGATTTTGGCAAAGCATTTAATATGACACCCAAACAATGGCTCAGGGAAAAAAGGCTGGAGGAAGCATATTACCAGATTCGTCATAAGAATAAAAAACCATCCGACATTTATCTGGAGCTGGGATTCGAAAATTTATCTCATTTCTATTATTCATTTAAACAAAAGTTTGGTCTCACCACCAGCGAAATTTAA
- a CDS encoding NAD(P)-dependent oxidoreductase, whose product METEKIGFIGLGNMGHPMAKNLEKAGFPLSVYNRSSEKAENFKEKSTVYTQIPELIQNNDIIFTMLTDDHAVKAVYKEILKSDISGKLFIDMSTISPQVTSELSGAVKIKEASFIDAPVAGSTIPAAEGTLIIMAGGETKDLQRAMPYFEKLGKAVKHLGENGKGIAGKLSINYFLSAIYQGLAETVLFADKLGIGRSAMLEIINESASGNGATKVKTAMLIKDQYEPAFALDLMLKDILLAQNAGADFPLSKVLSETYQSAHDEGFGKDDVIGIINYLKK is encoded by the coding sequence ATGGAGACAGAAAAAATAGGATTCATCGGATTGGGAAACATGGGGCATCCTATGGCCAAAAATCTTGAAAAAGCAGGGTTCCCGCTTTCAGTTTATAACAGATCTTCTGAAAAAGCTGAGAACTTTAAAGAAAAATCAACCGTTTACACTCAAATCCCGGAATTGATTCAAAACAATGATATCATATTTACAATGCTTACAGATGATCATGCTGTGAAAGCTGTTTATAAGGAAATTCTGAAATCAGATATCAGCGGAAAACTCTTTATAGATATGAGTACCATTTCTCCCCAGGTAACTTCCGAACTGAGTGGTGCCGTTAAAATAAAAGAAGCCTCTTTCATTGATGCTCCGGTTGCAGGAAGTACAATTCCTGCTGCAGAAGGAACTCTGATTATTATGGCTGGTGGTGAAACAAAAGATCTCCAGCGGGCAATGCCTTATTTTGAAAAGCTGGGAAAAGCGGTAAAACATTTAGGTGAAAACGGAAAAGGAATTGCCGGAAAATTGTCAATCAACTATTTCCTGTCCGCTATTTATCAAGGATTGGCAGAAACAGTTCTGTTTGCAGATAAATTGGGAATTGGACGTTCCGCAATGCTGGAAATCATCAATGAAAGTGCCAGTGGAAACGGTGCAACCAAGGTAAAAACAGCTATGCTTATCAAGGACCAGTATGAGCCTGCTTTTGCTTTGGACCTGATGCTGAAAGATATTCTTCTGGCACAAAATGCTGGTGCTGACTTCCCTCTGTCGAAAGTACTGAGCGAAACTTATCAGTCCGCACATGATGAAGGTTTTGGTAAAGATGATGTGATCGGTATTATTAATTATCTGAAAAAATAG
- a CDS encoding chloramphenicol acetyltransferase, whose protein sequence is MKLMKVIDIETWNRKEHFEFFSKMASPYFGFTTEVDCTKAYAYAKENGHSFFATYLHRSMVAVNAVDELKLRILNGQVVLYDAIHAGTTIGRPDGTFGFAFIPFSKDFNVFNTVMQEEIEDVYRTSGIRMNNGELGKDLIRHSTIPWNSFSALLHPTSFNNSESVPKITFGKFSIRDGKKYLPVSVEAHHGLADGIHIARYLEEFQRQLDGE, encoded by the coding sequence ATGAAATTAATGAAGGTTATAGATATTGAAACATGGAACAGGAAAGAACATTTTGAGTTCTTCTCAAAAATGGCAAGCCCGTATTTCGGGTTTACTACAGAGGTTGACTGTACAAAAGCTTATGCCTATGCAAAGGAAAACGGGCATTCTTTTTTCGCTACCTATCTTCACAGGTCAATGGTTGCTGTAAATGCTGTAGATGAGCTTAAACTCCGTATCCTCAACGGTCAGGTAGTTTTATATGATGCCATCCATGCAGGAACTACGATAGGCCGGCCGGATGGTACTTTCGGTTTTGCATTTATCCCTTTTTCAAAAGATTTTAATGTGTTTAATACGGTGATGCAGGAGGAAATAGAAGATGTATACCGAACTTCAGGCATCAGAATGAATAACGGAGAGCTTGGAAAAGATCTCATCAGGCATTCAACCATTCCGTGGAATTCTTTCAGTGCGTTGCTTCATCCTACCAGTTTTAATAATTCGGAATCTGTCCCTAAGATCACATTTGGAAAGTTCAGCATCCGTGACGGAAAAAAATATCTCCCGGTTTCTGTGGAAGCACACCACGGACTGGCAGACGGGATACATATTGCGAGATACCTGGAAGAGTTTCAGCGACAGCTTGATGGTGAGTAA
- a CDS encoding Crp/Fnr family transcriptional regulator, with protein MIVEDLLMSFGAETKKYKAGDIIFREGEFSMFYYQINQGKVKLNNYTESGKEFIQNIFFNGHSFGESLLFVDRPYPMNAVAIEDSSILRLPKSRFLNLIKENQEVSLNVYQCLAERMYYKYIMLYNLSFQNPVLKLKQLMDYLKSYHEDKSPYSFQIPLTRQQLASLTGLRVETVIRAIKSMEKDKILKIEKRKIMY; from the coding sequence ATGATCGTTGAAGATTTACTTATGTCATTCGGTGCAGAAACTAAAAAGTATAAAGCAGGAGATATTATTTTTCGGGAAGGTGAGTTTTCAATGTTTTATTACCAGATTAATCAGGGAAAGGTAAAGCTCAACAACTATACGGAGAGCGGAAAGGAATTCATTCAGAATATATTTTTCAACGGCCACAGTTTCGGAGAATCACTGCTGTTTGTAGACCGTCCCTACCCAATGAATGCTGTAGCAATAGAAGATTCCAGTATTCTGAGGCTTCCAAAATCCCGTTTTTTGAATTTAATAAAAGAAAATCAGGAAGTTTCCCTGAATGTATACCAATGTCTTGCAGAAAGGATGTATTACAAATATATCATGCTGTATAACCTTTCTTTTCAGAATCCTGTTCTGAAGCTCAAGCAGCTGATGGATTACCTCAAAAGCTATCATGAGGACAAAAGTCCCTACTCTTTCCAAATCCCTCTGACACGACAACAGCTGGCTTCCCTTACCGGTCTTCGCGTAGAAACAGTTATAAGAGCTATAAAGAGCATGGAAAAAGATAAGATCTTAAAAATAGAGAAGAGAAAAATTATGTATTAA
- a CDS encoding helix-turn-helix transcriptional regulator translates to MKNEKPQSNLEDLNQKNTMQDEIIALAKENSPRLLNKFRLVYPDFFDKIANVCPSLKNSEQIFCIYLKLNFTTKEIATYTFVTPKAIQNRKNRIRKKLNIPSELDIYKWFNDL, encoded by the coding sequence ATGAAAAACGAAAAACCCCAATCTAATTTAGAAGATTTGAACCAAAAAAATACAATGCAGGACGAGATTATAGCGTTGGCTAAAGAAAATTCTCCACGCCTGCTGAATAAATTCAGATTAGTTTACCCTGATTTTTTTGATAAAATTGCCAATGTATGTCCCAGTCTCAAAAATTCTGAACAGATTTTTTGCATTTACCTGAAACTCAACTTTACCACCAAGGAGATTGCAACCTATACTTTTGTAACTCCAAAAGCTATTCAGAACAGAAAAAACAGGATTCGTAAAAAGCTAAATATTCCTTCTGAACTGGATATCTATAAGTGGTTCAATGACCTTTAA
- a CDS encoding MBL fold metallo-hydrolase, protein MKIIPLKEGNFSASKTKDFTLLTNENFDTVRGIKMSVQPFLIVTANDYILLDAGIGWKNAEGKTVISEILEKENIRPEQVTKLLLSHLHKDHIDGSIQNNGNGFAAAFPNATIYIQKRELAFALENKGNPSFDFDMLEKLISLPNIVWMDEDKGNISDEISFEVAGGHTPFMQVFWIRENGETAFYGADDLPQESYLKYHLAYKSDFDGRKAMELRLKWQKEATEEKWKILLYHDLDKAVIQI, encoded by the coding sequence ATGAAAATTATTCCGCTTAAAGAAGGTAATTTCTCTGCCAGCAAAACGAAGGACTTTACACTACTGACCAATGAGAATTTTGATACCGTCAGAGGAATTAAAATGTCTGTGCAACCATTTTTGATCGTTACAGCCAATGATTATATTCTTCTGGACGCCGGGATTGGATGGAAAAATGCTGAAGGAAAGACCGTTATTTCAGAAATACTGGAAAAAGAAAATATCAGACCTGAACAGGTTACCAAACTACTTCTTTCACATCTTCATAAAGACCATATCGACGGAAGCATTCAAAATAACGGAAACGGTTTTGCTGCGGCTTTTCCTAATGCAACGATCTATATCCAGAAACGTGAACTGGCTTTTGCCCTTGAAAATAAAGGAAATCCCTCTTTCGATTTTGATATGCTGGAGAAACTGATCAGCCTGCCGAATATCGTATGGATGGATGAAGACAAGGGAAATATCAGTGATGAAATTTCTTTTGAAGTAGCGGGCGGGCATACTCCTTTTATGCAGGTATTCTGGATCAGGGAAAACGGAGAAACCGCTTTTTACGGTGCAGATGATCTCCCGCAGGAATCTTACCTGAAATATCATTTGGCTTATAAAAGCGATTTTGACGGAAGAAAAGCAATGGAATTAAGGTTGAAATGGCAAAAAGAAGCTACCGAGGAGAAGTGGAAAATACTGCTTTATCACGATCTGGACAAAGCAGTAATCCAAATATAA
- a CDS encoding NUDIX hydrolase has product MDFKQQLLQQSMEAKEIFLPHISADPVIFGFEHNELKVLLIKTNYRKQWLLPGGYVGKDEDLDEAVKRILKERSGVTDVYLEEFGVFGRKNRSEFYFEDFDETLFQKQRFVTVGYYALYSPSGFRLIPDEFSETCEWVFLSRLPEIEFGMDHYEIIQKALFTLRQKISTKPIGKNLLPEKFTLPELQKLYEAILGKELNRGNFYRKIKNLGILKKLDEQRRGGAHKAPDLYSFDEEHYAKAMENGLNSW; this is encoded by the coding sequence ATGGATTTTAAACAACAGCTTTTACAACAGTCGATGGAGGCCAAAGAGATTTTTTTGCCTCACATTTCAGCCGATCCGGTTATTTTCGGGTTTGAGCATAACGAGCTTAAAGTTTTGCTTATTAAAACCAATTACAGAAAACAATGGCTGCTTCCGGGTGGTTATGTTGGAAAAGATGAAGATCTGGATGAAGCCGTAAAGAGAATCCTTAAGGAAAGATCCGGAGTTACCGATGTTTATCTCGAAGAATTTGGTGTATTCGGAAGGAAAAACAGAAGTGAGTTTTATTTTGAAGATTTTGATGAAACACTTTTTCAGAAACAGCGATTTGTTACGGTGGGATATTATGCGTTATACAGTCCTTCAGGATTTCGTCTTATCCCTGATGAGTTCAGTGAGACATGTGAATGGGTATTTCTCAGCAGACTGCCGGAAATAGAATTTGGGATGGACCATTATGAAATCATTCAAAAGGCCCTGTTTACCCTGAGACAGAAAATATCTACAAAACCTATCGGGAAAAATCTGCTGCCTGAGAAATTTACCCTTCCGGAACTGCAGAAATTATATGAAGCTATTTTAGGAAAAGAGCTCAACCGGGGGAATTTTTACAGGAAAATAAAGAACCTGGGAATTTTGAAAAAACTTGATGAACAGAGACGTGGTGGCGCTCACAAAGCTCCGGACCTCTACTCTTTTGATGAAGAACATTATGCCAAAGCTATGGAAAACGGGCTGAACAGCTGGTAG
- a CDS encoding MFS transporter — protein sequence MQVSSPSAISRTVIWLMAVISGLVVANNYYNQPLLALISDDLHVSESAASKISVLTQIGYALGLLLLVPLGDKFFRKKLILLDLVLVFGSLLWMTFATQLWMLYAASLMIGATSVIPQLFVPIAAELSSDKEKSSNIGLVMSGLLLGILLSRFIGGIVGEVWGWRAMFGIAAGLMVFVWIAVYKMLPEMPPNFKGTYRELMRSVVHLAKTQPILQLASFRGAMAFGSMCALFTTLVFHMEKPPFNAGSSVVGSFGLAGAVGALAAAKVGKLQKYLDINRIILYSLFIVIGSWAFTYFAGETYWGLIVGVILVDLGVQSSHIMNQTNYFLIKSNAVNRLNTVYMVSYFIGGSLGTWLASIAWQQAQWEGVCFVGASFGLFAIIVHVLFCNKVNGSSN from the coding sequence ATGCAGGTAAGTTCACCCTCCGCCATTTCCCGTACTGTAATCTGGCTGATGGCTGTTATTTCAGGCCTTGTGGTTGCCAACAATTATTATAACCAGCCTCTGCTGGCCCTTATTTCTGATGATCTGCATGTTTCCGAAAGCGCGGCAAGCAAAATTTCCGTACTTACCCAAATAGGTTACGCTTTAGGGCTTCTGCTGCTTGTCCCTCTTGGAGATAAATTTTTCCGGAAAAAATTAATTTTATTGGATTTGGTTCTTGTATTCGGATCTTTGCTTTGGATGACCTTTGCCACTCAATTATGGATGCTTTATGCAGCAAGCCTTATGATAGGGGCAACTTCGGTAATTCCCCAGCTGTTTGTACCTATTGCAGCAGAACTTTCTTCGGATAAAGAAAAATCATCCAACATTGGACTTGTAATGTCCGGACTTCTTCTGGGAATCCTTTTGTCCCGTTTCATTGGCGGTATTGTAGGAGAGGTCTGGGGCTGGAGAGCCATGTTCGGTATTGCTGCAGGATTAATGGTTTTTGTTTGGATTGCCGTATATAAAATGTTGCCCGAAATGCCTCCCAATTTTAAGGGAACGTACAGGGAATTGATGCGTTCCGTTGTTCATCTGGCTAAAACACAGCCGATACTGCAGCTGGCTTCATTCCGTGGAGCGATGGCATTCGGATCTATGTGTGCTTTATTTACCACTTTGGTCTTTCATATGGAGAAACCGCCCTTCAATGCGGGTTCTTCGGTTGTGGGAAGCTTCGGACTTGCCGGAGCGGTAGGAGCACTGGCAGCAGCTAAAGTGGGAAAACTTCAGAAATATCTTGATATCAACAGAATCATATTGTACTCCCTTTTTATTGTGATAGGAAGCTGGGCCTTTACGTATTTTGCCGGGGAAACTTACTGGGGATTGATTGTCGGGGTTATTTTGGTTGATCTTGGAGTACAATCCAGCCATATCATGAACCAGACCAATTATTTTTTAATTAAATCCAATGCAGTGAACCGTCTGAATACGGTATATATGGTTTCGTATTTCATCGGCGGATCGCTTGGAACCTGGCTGGCTTCTATAGCCTGGCAGCAGGCACAGTGGGAAGGAGTCTGTTTTGTAGGAGCTTCTTTCGGGTTGTTTGCAATCATTGTGCATGTGCTGTTCTGTAATAAAGTGAATGGATCATCAAACTGA
- a CDS encoding DsbA family protein, with the protein MKIEIWSDVMCPFCYIGKHNFEQALEKLPFKNEIEVEWKSFQLDPTLDTSKPQNTIEYFKEKKGFPAEQASQMINQVAQMGKGAGIDFNFEKAIITNTFTAHKLLHLAKKHGKSNEMEEALFKAHFIDGKNVGDLEELVSLAENTGIDKDEARKALTTDQFDYGINQDIQEAKNNGISGVPFFILNGKYAVSGAQLAEVFADALQQTYKETVSPLKDLSQGGASCDADGCSM; encoded by the coding sequence ATGAAAATAGAAATATGGTCCGATGTTATGTGTCCATTTTGTTATATCGGAAAACACAATTTCGAGCAGGCTCTTGAAAAACTTCCATTTAAAAACGAAATAGAAGTAGAGTGGAAGAGTTTCCAGTTAGATCCAACCCTGGATACCTCAAAACCTCAGAATACAATTGAATATTTCAAAGAAAAAAAGGGATTTCCGGCAGAACAGGCTTCACAGATGATTAATCAGGTTGCCCAGATGGGAAAAGGCGCAGGAATTGATTTCAATTTTGAAAAAGCAATAATCACCAACACTTTTACTGCCCACAAATTACTTCATCTTGCTAAAAAACACGGCAAATCCAATGAGATGGAGGAAGCTCTTTTTAAAGCTCATTTTATTGACGGAAAAAACGTAGGAGATCTGGAAGAACTTGTTTCTTTGGCAGAAAATACGGGTATTGATAAAGATGAGGCAAGAAAGGCTTTAACTACAGATCAGTTTGATTATGGGATTAATCAGGATATTCAGGAAGCGAAAAACAATGGTATTTCCGGCGTTCCTTTCTTTATTCTGAACGGAAAATATGCCGTATCAGGTGCACAGCTGGCGGAAGTTTTTGCAGATGCCCTTCAGCAGACATATAAAGAAACAGTAAGCCCGCTTAAAGATCTTTCTCAAGGTGGTGCGTCATGTGATGCTGATGGATGCAGTATGTAA